One Sanguibacter keddieii DSM 10542 genomic window carries:
- a CDS encoding ATP-dependent DNA helicase, whose translation MTTTRPTLSAADIADLLGQHRPTPEQTAVIEAPLAPMLVVAGAGSGKTETMSARVVWLIANGLVEPQEVLGLTFTRKAAGELSDRVGRRLRQLRRSRAGSGGSALDALDRPTISTYNSYAASLVGDHGLRIGREPGARLLSEASSWQVASDLVESWHGDLGTDAAVSTVVAAVLDLSNALSEHLLTVAEAREQVARLVEQITSTPFGGKRRSLHADLGKLARSLGERHALLEVVEAFQQRKRAMDALDFGDQVSLAAQLAVEVDAVAAGERARYAVVLLDEYQDTSYAQIRLLSSLFGDGHPVTAVGDPNQSIYGWRGASASGPARFPDQFRDREGRPAAVHRLSTSWRNDLAILDVANTTSRPLYLADPDNSLPSLEPRPSAGLGSVHGVYSATVEEEGAAIAEFVAKRWEPGTTTAAVLCRARSQFPAIEAALRKRGLPVEVVGLGGLLTTPEVVDLVALLEVVHDPSRGDSLMRLLTGPRLNLGAADLHALASRSAELGRRNRADRPVEGDVTDERSIVDALDDLPAEGWVGPDGRSFSDAGWGRLRSLAGMLRELRALTYLSLPELVDRAERALGLDIEMALVAARARDDAPSTRPTADPRGRAHLDAFRDVAATFADTSQLATLGAFLAWLSTAQQRERGLDRPQGAPDPEAVQLITVHASKGLEWDVVAVPGLVDGAFPSTRTTGDKGPTSSGWLTGLGQLPFPLRGDARDLPELSLAGADDSAELNARLVDFRERCGEHEVAEERRLAYVAFTRARSDLLLTGAWWRSATKPSTPSLFLTELHEAGVLAEFTVAEQPEPGTSNPREDLTPEALWPPVDEPADGPEGSAAEAADGSATLREPLELLRRSRDLVLDALVDVAQHPASTEPVLARDGTDLTELSEILLAERLTRRTAVTAMEFPAHVSASGLVEIARDRDAYALALRRPVPRQPSVHSRRGTAFHLWVERQYGSTSLFDLDDMPGADDDLVDGDTALADLQRTFEASVWSGLVPLEVEVAIDTMIAGVITRTRIDAVFLDPEQPGGPDRAPGVVVVDWKTGRAPTDREAARAREVQLAVYRIAWSQWSGTPLEDVSAAFYYVADDTTVRPQRLAGLAELEALVRGEV comes from the coding sequence ATGACCACCACGCGCCCGACGCTCAGCGCCGCCGACATCGCCGACCTGCTCGGCCAGCACCGGCCCACCCCGGAGCAGACCGCCGTGATCGAGGCCCCGCTCGCCCCGATGCTCGTGGTCGCAGGTGCCGGCTCCGGCAAGACCGAGACGATGTCGGCGCGTGTCGTGTGGCTCATCGCCAACGGTCTCGTCGAGCCGCAGGAGGTGCTCGGCCTGACCTTCACGCGCAAGGCGGCCGGCGAGCTCTCGGACCGCGTGGGCCGTCGCCTGCGGCAGCTGCGCCGCAGCCGCGCGGGGTCCGGCGGCTCCGCCCTCGACGCCCTCGACCGGCCCACCATCTCGACCTACAACTCCTACGCGGCCTCGCTCGTCGGAGACCACGGGCTGCGGATCGGCCGCGAGCCGGGTGCGCGCCTGCTCTCCGAGGCGTCGAGCTGGCAGGTGGCGAGCGACCTCGTCGAGAGCTGGCACGGCGACCTCGGGACCGACGCCGCCGTCTCGACGGTCGTCGCAGCGGTGCTCGACCTCTCGAACGCCCTGAGCGAGCACCTGCTCACCGTCGCCGAGGCCCGCGAGCAGGTGGCCCGGCTCGTCGAGCAGATCACCTCGACGCCCTTCGGCGGCAAGCGCCGATCCCTCCACGCCGACCTCGGCAAGCTCGCGCGGTCCCTCGGGGAGCGGCACGCGCTGCTCGAGGTGGTCGAGGCCTTCCAGCAGCGCAAGCGCGCCATGGACGCCCTCGACTTCGGCGACCAGGTGTCGCTCGCCGCGCAGCTGGCCGTCGAGGTCGACGCCGTCGCCGCGGGGGAGCGCGCCCGGTACGCGGTCGTGCTGCTCGACGAGTACCAGGACACCTCCTACGCGCAGATCCGCCTGCTGTCGTCGCTGTTCGGCGACGGCCACCCGGTCACCGCCGTCGGCGACCCGAACCAGTCGATCTACGGGTGGCGCGGGGCGAGCGCCTCCGGCCCGGCCCGGTTCCCCGACCAGTTCCGGGACCGCGAGGGGCGTCCCGCCGCGGTCCACCGGCTGAGCACGTCCTGGCGCAACGACCTCGCGATCCTCGACGTCGCCAACACGACCTCGCGCCCGCTCTACCTCGCCGACCCCGACAACTCGCTGCCGTCGCTCGAGCCCCGGCCCTCCGCCGGCCTCGGCTCGGTGCACGGCGTGTACTCCGCGACCGTCGAGGAGGAGGGCGCCGCGATCGCCGAGTTCGTCGCCAAGAGGTGGGAGCCGGGCACCACCACGGCTGCGGTGCTGTGCCGTGCCCGCAGCCAGTTCCCCGCCATCGAGGCGGCGCTGCGCAAGCGTGGGCTGCCGGTCGAGGTCGTCGGTCTCGGTGGGCTGCTCACCACCCCCGAGGTCGTCGACCTCGTCGCGCTGCTCGAGGTCGTCCACGACCCGTCGCGCGGCGACTCGCTCATGCGGCTGCTCACCGGTCCGCGGCTCAACCTCGGGGCCGCCGACCTGCACGCCCTCGCCAGCCGGTCCGCGGAGCTCGGCCGCCGCAACCGTGCCGACCGCCCGGTCGAGGGGGACGTGACCGACGAGCGCTCGATCGTCGACGCTCTCGACGACCTGCCCGCAGAGGGCTGGGTCGGGCCTGACGGGCGCTCCTTCTCGGATGCCGGGTGGGGGCGGCTGCGGTCGCTCGCCGGGATGCTCCGCGAGCTCCGCGCCCTCACCTACCTGTCGCTGCCCGAGCTCGTGGACCGGGCCGAGCGAGCCCTCGGCCTGGACATCGAGATGGCCCTGGTCGCCGCCCGCGCCCGCGACGACGCCCCCAGCACCCGCCCGACCGCCGACCCGCGGGGACGGGCGCACCTCGACGCCTTCCGCGACGTCGCCGCGACCTTCGCCGACACGTCACAGCTCGCCACCCTCGGCGCGTTCCTCGCCTGGCTGTCGACAGCCCAGCAGCGCGAGCGGGGGCTCGACCGACCTCAGGGCGCCCCGGACCCCGAGGCGGTCCAGCTCATCACCGTGCACGCCTCGAAAGGGCTCGAGTGGGACGTGGTGGCCGTCCCCGGTCTCGTCGACGGGGCCTTCCCGTCGACCCGCACCACCGGCGACAAGGGACCCACCTCCTCCGGTTGGCTCACGGGCCTGGGGCAGCTGCCGTTCCCGCTGCGCGGCGACGCCCGCGACCTCCCCGAGCTCTCCCTCGCAGGGGCCGACGACTCCGCCGAGCTCAACGCGCGGCTCGTCGACTTCCGGGAGCGGTGCGGGGAGCACGAGGTCGCCGAGGAGCGCCGCCTCGCCTACGTCGCCTTCACCCGTGCACGGAGCGACCTGCTGCTCACCGGGGCCTGGTGGCGCAGCGCGACCAAGCCCAGCACGCCCTCGCTGTTCCTCACCGAGCTGCACGAGGCCGGCGTCCTCGCCGAGTTCACCGTCGCCGAGCAGCCCGAGCCCGGGACCTCGAACCCGCGCGAGGACCTCACGCCCGAGGCGCTCTGGCCGCCCGTCGACGAGCCTGCGGACGGGCCGGAGGGGTCGGCCGCCGAGGCCGCAGACGGCAGCGCGACCCTGCGCGAGCCGCTCGAGCTGCTGCGGCGCTCGCGCGACCTGGTCCTCGACGCCCTCGTCGACGTCGCGCAGCACCCGGCGAGCACCGAGCCCGTGCTCGCCCGCGACGGCACGGACCTCACCGAGCTCAGCGAGATCCTGCTCGCCGAGCGCCTGACCCGACGCACGGCGGTGACCGCGATGGAGTTCCCCGCGCACGTCTCCGCCTCCGGGCTCGTGGAGATCGCCCGCGACCGTGACGCCTACGCCCTCGCGCTGCGGCGCCCGGTGCCCCGGCAGCCGTCGGTCCACTCACGACGCGGCACGGCCTTCCACCTCTGGGTGGAACGCCAGTACGGCTCGACGTCGCTGTTCGACCTCGACGACATGCCCGGCGCGGACGACGACCTCGTCGACGGCGACACTGCGCTCGCCGACCTCCAGCGCACCTTCGAGGCGTCGGTGTGGTCGGGACTGGTCCCGCTCGAGGTCGAGGTCGCCATCGACACGATGATCGCCGGGGTCATCACCAGGACCCGGATCGACGCGGTGTTCCTCGACCCCGAGCAGCCGGGCGGACCGGACCGTGCACCGGGCGTCGTCGTCGTCGACTGGAAGACCGGGCGGGCGCCGACCGACCGGGAGGCGGCGCGGGCCCGAGAGGTCCAGCTCGCCGTGTACAGGATCGCCTGGTCCCAGTGGTCGGGCACCCCGCTCGAGGACGTCTCCGCTGCGTTCTACTACGTCGCCGACGACACGACCGTGCGGCCGCAGCGCCTCGCGGGGCTCGCCGAGCTCGAGGCGCTCGTGCGGGGTGAGGTCTGA
- a CDS encoding ATP-dependent helicase — translation MRLDESQQAALEAAFEQPVTLVLGAPGSGKTTLALELAAAAVEQHGVSPDSVLVLGATRRGAGHLRDTLAARLGLTVRGAVVRTAPSAAFTVLTARAQAAGEPAPTLVTGPEQDLVLGELLAGHAAGEGVDVGWPATVPAETLELRGFREELRDLLMRAAERGLGPEDLVTLGRRHSRPEWVAAGRLYEEYLAVMALRGLTPDAGERYDPAGIVDEAARTLETWEADDRPRWDLVVVDDYQEATAATARLCHVLAGDGARLVLLADPDTSAQAFRGATPALVGRASAGSPPTSRSLDLDAGSTGELGAQVHTLGTVWRHGAVLRDVVRSVTQEIGSVGAVEHRRAPARSLDAAAAAAEASDGTDSTDGTVETAVLPSPALEEAHVAKTLRAEHLVRGTAWSQMAVVARSGSELVRLRRALGGAGVPVAVVGTDVPLRDEPAVRPLLRALRASATGDLAPEVAVELLTSPLGGIDAVGLRRLRRALRGEELAGGGGRTSDALLVEALGDPARVVTLPSDVVRAPRRVARVLEAGRTALEAPGANAQTVLWALWAAADVAETWRSIAVNGGPGAARADRDLDAVMAVFRAAETFVERVPQATAVAFADHVESQDLPADTLAKGAAASDTVQLLTPAGAAGGEWEVVVVAGVQDGTWPDLRLRDSMLGSQALVDVLSGRSQDATSTGRDARRAVLADELRAFAVAVSRASRRLVVTAVRDVDSEPSVFVDLVSPDDDGSDTEPPDVFAAPLDLRGVVSTLRTELAAALSMDGAAGSAGSAGSAGSAGSAGSEGAARTAAPASTARAASVAGLLARLAGAGVGEADPTSWYGSAELSTPAALRAPDETVPVSPSKVEQVHRCALRWALESAGGTAGSALSQSVGNLVHDIARELPAAGHAELAAELDRRWHELGMPDGWPATQTRRRADAMVRRLADYYTEISGEVLVEESFEVQVGRAVLRGSVDRLERSGEDGVRVTDLKTGRGIPSVAEAATNAQLGAYQLAVESGAFPELGPGVRSVGAQLVFVGDGARGATRRTQEALETGEDSWARTLVTEAAETMAGGRFRAVENSMCATCGVRRACPVQNEGRHVVDLGMPAPAERDER, via the coding sequence GTGCGGCTCGACGAGTCCCAGCAGGCAGCGCTCGAGGCGGCCTTCGAGCAGCCGGTGACCCTGGTCCTCGGGGCACCGGGCTCGGGCAAGACCACCCTCGCCCTCGAGCTCGCCGCCGCAGCCGTCGAGCAGCACGGGGTGTCGCCCGACTCCGTCCTCGTCCTCGGCGCCACCCGGCGCGGGGCGGGGCACCTCCGCGACACCCTCGCCGCCCGGCTCGGGCTCACCGTCCGCGGCGCCGTCGTCCGGACCGCACCCTCGGCGGCCTTCACCGTCCTCACGGCCCGGGCGCAGGCTGCGGGAGAGCCGGCACCCACCCTCGTCACCGGCCCCGAGCAGGACCTCGTGCTCGGAGAGCTCCTCGCCGGGCACGCCGCGGGCGAGGGCGTCGACGTCGGGTGGCCCGCCACCGTCCCGGCCGAGACCCTCGAGCTCCGCGGCTTCCGGGAGGAGCTCCGCGACCTCCTCATGCGAGCCGCCGAGCGCGGTCTGGGCCCGGAGGACCTCGTGACTCTCGGTCGACGGCACTCCCGGCCGGAGTGGGTCGCGGCCGGTCGGCTCTACGAGGAGTACCTCGCCGTGATGGCGCTGCGCGGTCTGACCCCCGACGCCGGCGAGCGCTACGACCCCGCAGGCATCGTCGACGAGGCGGCCCGCACCCTCGAGACCTGGGAGGCCGACGACCGCCCGCGCTGGGACCTCGTCGTGGTCGACGACTACCAAGAGGCCACGGCGGCGACGGCGCGCCTGTGCCACGTGCTCGCGGGCGACGGCGCGCGGCTCGTCCTGCTCGCGGACCCCGACACCTCGGCACAGGCGTTCCGCGGCGCGACGCCAGCGCTCGTCGGGCGGGCCTCGGCCGGGAGCCCGCCCACCAGCCGGTCCCTCGACCTCGACGCGGGGTCGACAGGGGAGCTCGGTGCCCAGGTGCACACGCTCGGGACCGTCTGGCGCCACGGCGCGGTGCTCCGCGACGTGGTGCGCTCCGTGACTCAGGAGATCGGCTCCGTCGGCGCGGTCGAGCACCGTCGGGCGCCCGCCCGGTCGCTGGACGCCGCAGCCGCCGCGGCGGAGGCCTCCGACGGCACCGACAGCACTGACGGCACCGTCGAGACCGCGGTGCTCCCGAGCCCCGCGCTCGAGGAGGCTCACGTCGCCAAGACGCTCCGCGCCGAGCACCTGGTGCGAGGGACGGCGTGGTCGCAGATGGCCGTCGTCGCCCGCTCGGGGTCCGAGCTCGTCCGGCTGCGCAGGGCGCTCGGCGGCGCCGGGGTCCCGGTCGCCGTGGTCGGCACCGACGTCCCGCTGCGCGACGAGCCCGCTGTGCGCCCGCTGCTGCGGGCGCTGCGTGCCTCCGCCACCGGAGACCTCGCCCCCGAGGTCGCCGTCGAGCTCCTCACCTCGCCCCTGGGTGGCATCGACGCCGTCGGGCTGCGCCGTCTGCGTCGCGCGCTCCGGGGCGAGGAGCTCGCGGGGGGCGGGGGACGGACCTCGGACGCGCTCCTGGTCGAGGCTCTCGGAGACCCGGCACGGGTGGTGACGCTCCCGTCCGACGTCGTGCGTGCGCCGCGACGGGTCGCCCGGGTGCTCGAGGCGGGCCGCACTGCCCTCGAAGCTCCCGGTGCCAACGCCCAGACGGTCCTCTGGGCGCTGTGGGCTGCGGCCGACGTCGCCGAGACCTGGCGCTCGATCGCCGTGAACGGCGGGCCGGGAGCCGCGCGCGCCGACCGCGACCTCGACGCGGTGATGGCGGTGTTCCGGGCCGCCGAGACCTTCGTCGAGCGCGTCCCGCAGGCGACCGCCGTGGCCTTCGCCGACCACGTTGAGTCGCAGGACCTGCCCGCCGACACGCTCGCGAAGGGTGCCGCAGCCTCGGACACCGTCCAGCTGCTCACCCCCGCGGGCGCCGCAGGCGGGGAGTGGGAGGTGGTGGTCGTCGCCGGCGTGCAGGACGGCACCTGGCCCGACCTGCGGCTGCGCGACTCGATGCTCGGGTCGCAGGCGCTGGTCGACGTGCTCTCCGGGCGCTCGCAGGACGCCACCTCGACGGGGCGCGACGCGCGCCGCGCCGTCCTCGCCGACGAGCTGCGCGCCTTCGCCGTCGCCGTGTCCCGGGCGTCCCGCAGGCTCGTCGTCACCGCGGTCCGCGACGTGGACTCAGAGCCGTCGGTCTTCGTGGACCTCGTCTCCCCGGACGACGACGGCAGCGACACCGAGCCGCCAGACGTCTTCGCGGCCCCCCTCGACCTGCGCGGTGTGGTGTCGACCCTGCGCACCGAGCTCGCCGCGGCGCTCAGCATGGACGGTGCAGCGGGCTCAGCGGGCTCAGCGGGCTCAGCGGGCTCAGCGGGATCAGCGGGGTCAGAGGGCGCAGCGCGCACGGCTGCCCCAGCCAGCACCGCCCGCGCGGCGTCGGTCGCGGGGCTGCTCGCCCGGCTGGCCGGTGCCGGTGTCGGCGAGGCCGACCCGACCAGCTGGTACGGCTCGGCCGAGCTCTCGACGCCCGCGGCGTTGCGGGCCCCCGACGAGACCGTGCCGGTCTCCCCGTCCAAGGTCGAGCAGGTGCACCGCTGCGCCCTCCGGTGGGCGCTCGAGAGCGCGGGTGGGACCGCGGGCAGCGCCCTGTCGCAGTCGGTCGGCAACCTCGTGCACGACATCGCCCGTGAGCTCCCCGCGGCCGGGCACGCCGAGCTCGCGGCCGAGCTCGACCGTCGCTGGCACGAGCTCGGGATGCCCGACGGCTGGCCCGCCACCCAGACCCGACGCCGGGCCGACGCCATGGTCCGGCGGCTCGCCGACTACTACACCGAGATCTCGGGGGAGGTGCTCGTCGAGGAGTCCTTCGAGGTGCAGGTCGGGCGCGCCGTGCTCCGCGGCTCGGTCGACCGGCTCGAGCGCAGCGGGGAGGACGGCGTCCGGGTCACCGACCTCAAGACGGGCCGCGGGATCCCCAGCGTCGCCGAGGCCGCCACGAACGCCCAGCTCGGCGCCTACCAGCTCGCCGTCGAGTCCGGGGCCTTCCCCGAGCTCGGCCCCGGGGTCCGCAGCGTCGGCGCGCAGCTCGTGTTCGTCGGCGACGGCGCCCGCGGTGCGACCCGCCGTACGCAAGAAGCCCTCGAGACCGGTGAGGACAGCTGGGCGCGCACGCTCGTCACCGAGGCGGCCGAGACCATGGCGGGCGGCAGGTTCCGGGCGGTCGAGAACTCGATGTGCGCCACCTGCGGCGTGCGACGGGCCTGCCCCGTCCAGAACGAGGGGCGCCACGTCGTCGACCTCGGCATGCCAGCCCCCGCGGAGAGGGACGAGAGATGA
- a CDS encoding DUF3152 domain-containing protein, with amino-acid sequence MSDGTPAATRGALRAAAARQQTTTSAPLSRRSGIRARPAVALLLAGVLAGTGAGAVWSASSAREPVGTVSSGGTSESVASRVDDRASRDGDREAVDGAGSGSVLSANPLDTDTLDAVAAARPGADEPAEAVDPAASEVEAPVVPVLPEGVDEVGFAAGMLSTHVPADAGGALEVVPGAEEAPGTGEVLTVRVQVEAGLDVDGAKVADVVLSTLNDARSWGGDGSRTFARTDAADATFTVTLASPATVDRLCAPLDTGGLWSCGVTDHAVLNYLRWVEGSPNYGDDMAAYRQYLVNHEVGHVLGHRHEQCGATTDLAPVMVQQSGATIRCVPNGWPFP; translated from the coding sequence GTGTCCGACGGCACCCCGGCGGCGACGCGCGGCGCCCTGCGCGCGGCGGCCGCGCGGCAGCAGACCACCACGTCAGCGCCCCTTTCTCGTCGGTCCGGCATCCGTGCCCGACCCGCCGTGGCGCTGCTCCTCGCCGGGGTCCTGGCGGGCACCGGCGCAGGAGCCGTGTGGTCGGCCTCGAGCGCTCGCGAGCCCGTGGGCACGGTCTCATCAGGTGGAACATCCGAGTCCGTGGCGTCCCGCGTCGACGACCGGGCCAGCCGTGATGGCGACCGCGAGGCCGTCGACGGCGCGGGCTCCGGCAGCGTGCTCTCGGCCAACCCGCTCGACACGGACACCCTCGACGCCGTCGCTGCCGCTCGGCCCGGTGCGGACGAGCCGGCCGAGGCCGTCGACCCCGCCGCGAGCGAGGTCGAGGCACCGGTGGTGCCGGTGCTGCCCGAGGGCGTCGACGAGGTCGGGTTCGCGGCAGGCATGCTGTCGACCCATGTCCCCGCCGACGCCGGCGGTGCGCTCGAGGTGGTCCCCGGGGCAGAAGAGGCCCCCGGGACCGGAGAGGTCCTCACGGTCCGTGTGCAGGTCGAGGCAGGCCTCGACGTCGACGGCGCCAAGGTCGCCGACGTCGTGCTCTCGACGCTCAACGACGCCCGGAGCTGGGGCGGCGACGGCTCGCGCACCTTCGCCCGGACCGACGCCGCCGACGCCACCTTCACCGTGACGCTCGCGAGCCCGGCGACGGTCGACAGGCTCTGCGCGCCCCTCGACACCGGTGGCCTGTGGTCCTGCGGCGTCACCGACCACGCCGTCCTCAACTACCTGCGCTGGGTCGAGGGCTCGCCCAACTACGGCGACGACATGGCGGCCTACCGCCAGTACCTGGTGAACCACGAGGTCGGCCACGTGCTGGGGCACCGCCACGAGCAGTGCGGGGCGACGACCGACCTCGCGCCGGTCATGGTCCAGCAGAGCGGTGCGACCATCCGCTGCGTCCCCAACGGCTGGCCCTTCCCCTGA
- a CDS encoding TetR/AcrR family transcriptional regulator, translating to MPKSERQAQILTIAQDLFATHGFHHISMDDIAERAEVSKPILYRHFPSKLDLYLAVIDERGQALVDSVALALVPVREAAAAAAASGNADRDVDGYAVVHAVVRAYVDFADGCGVAASLLFESDVTRDDVVRERVEEPNRRNAELFAAALATFTDLTEAQTLTVARTATVMARVAASDTLRADRDADTARAADGETTMDTAELVAQFAWRGIHGMVRREVPSEGR from the coding sequence ATGCCCAAGTCCGAGCGTCAGGCGCAGATCCTCACGATCGCCCAGGACCTCTTCGCGACCCACGGCTTCCACCACATCTCCATGGACGACATCGCCGAGCGCGCCGAGGTGTCCAAGCCGATCCTGTACCGCCACTTCCCGTCGAAGCTCGACCTGTACCTCGCGGTGATCGACGAGCGCGGCCAGGCCTTGGTCGACTCCGTGGCGCTCGCCCTCGTCCCGGTCCGCGAGGCTGCTGCGGCCGCCGCGGCGTCGGGGAACGCCGACCGTGACGTCGACGGGTACGCGGTGGTGCACGCGGTGGTCCGTGCCTACGTCGACTTCGCCGACGGGTGCGGCGTCGCCGCGTCGCTGCTCTTCGAGTCCGACGTCACGCGCGACGACGTGGTCCGCGAGCGCGTCGAGGAGCCCAACCGGCGCAACGCCGAGCTGTTCGCGGCGGCGCTGGCGACGTTCACCGACCTCACGGAGGCCCAGACGCTCACGGTCGCCCGCACCGCGACGGTCATGGCCCGGGTGGCGGCCTCCGACACGCTGCGGGCCGATCGCGACGCCGACACGGCCCGCGCCGCGGACGGCGAGACGACGATGGACACCGCCGAGCTGGTCGCACAGTTCGCTTGGCGCGGAATTCACGGGATGGTGCGACGCGAAGTGCCCTCCGAGGGGCGATGA
- a CDS encoding DUF3107 domain-containing protein yields MEITIGVQNLAREIVVETDATADDVAARVSAALKDGSVLELTDAKGRRVLVPAATIGYVELGSEEQRKVGFGAI; encoded by the coding sequence GTGGAGATCACGATCGGTGTTCAGAACCTGGCACGCGAGATCGTCGTCGAGACCGACGCGACCGCGGACGACGTCGCCGCACGCGTGAGCGCGGCGCTCAAGGACGGGTCCGTCCTCGAGCTCACGGACGCCAAGGGGCGTCGCGTGCTCGTCCCCGCCGCGACCATCGGGTACGTCGAGCTCGGCTCGGAGGAGCAGCGCAAGGTGGGCTTCGGCGCCATCTGA
- a CDS encoding ABC transporter substrate-binding protein, whose product MGIMDTDFSRRGFLASTLVAAAGVITLTACGSDSGGGGGDGKLVMTVWGGEVDKAAYQARIDALVEANPEMSVTLQLILSDSYAQKVQTMIAGGSGPDIMQVAENVNVYSSKNQLLPLDEHITTAGLDLDARFGPVGSVYSYEDAVYAIPDRSGAAILYYNKGLFESAGISAPTADWTWDDMLSAAQELTVPGERWGYAGAGWWPLWWSFAHQNGGAIIDEAGRPTADSDAVVEALQYCGDLVFKHKVVPSTIDYANMGTDMGGDPAFAAGLVAMNTTGFWNVGSLAEQDSVEWDIAPMWRGKEQAVATFGSGLAISRTAKDPALAFKAIDFLTSDKAQPLVISMKQDVPANVEVQQSDAFLSPSWMTDPVNMQAFPESSSFAFKSTFIPQWNEMQQAFTDGLADFWLGKQEAAPALATIQERLESIIPTA is encoded by the coding sequence ATGGGCATCATGGACACGGACTTCTCACGACGCGGGTTCTTGGCGAGCACGCTCGTGGCCGCAGCAGGCGTCATCACCCTCACCGCGTGCGGCTCGGACAGCGGAGGGGGCGGGGGCGACGGAAAGCTCGTCATGACCGTGTGGGGCGGCGAGGTCGACAAGGCGGCGTACCAGGCACGCATCGACGCCCTGGTCGAGGCGAACCCCGAGATGAGCGTGACGCTCCAGCTGATCCTCTCCGACAGCTACGCGCAGAAGGTGCAGACGATGATCGCGGGCGGCTCGGGCCCCGACATCATGCAGGTCGCCGAGAACGTCAACGTCTACTCGAGCAAGAACCAGCTGCTGCCCCTCGACGAGCACATCACCACCGCAGGCCTCGACCTCGACGCCCGCTTCGGGCCCGTCGGCTCGGTCTACTCCTACGAGGACGCGGTGTACGCGATCCCCGACCGATCCGGCGCGGCGATCCTCTACTACAACAAGGGCCTCTTCGAGTCGGCCGGCATCTCTGCCCCGACGGCGGACTGGACCTGGGACGACATGCTCTCGGCGGCCCAAGAGCTCACGGTGCCGGGCGAGCGCTGGGGCTACGCGGGCGCGGGCTGGTGGCCGCTGTGGTGGAGCTTCGCCCACCAGAACGGCGGGGCCATCATCGACGAGGCCGGGCGGCCCACGGCCGACTCCGACGCCGTCGTCGAGGCTTTGCAGTACTGCGGCGACCTCGTCTTCAAGCACAAGGTGGTCCCCTCGACCATCGACTACGCCAACATGGGGACGGACATGGGCGGCGACCCGGCCTTCGCCGCCGGGCTCGTCGCGATGAACACCACGGGATTCTGGAACGTCGGCTCCCTCGCCGAGCAGGACAGCGTCGAGTGGGACATCGCCCCGATGTGGCGCGGCAAGGAGCAGGCCGTCGCGACCTTCGGCTCCGGCCTGGCGATCTCCCGGACCGCCAAGGACCCGGCACTCGCCTTCAAGGCCATCGACTTCCTCACGAGCGACAAGGCCCAGCCGCTGGTCATCTCGATGAAGCAGGACGTCCCGGCGAACGTCGAGGTCCAGCAGTCCGACGCGTTCCTCTCACCCTCCTGGATGACCGACCCCGTCAACATGCAGGCCTTCCCCGAGTCGTCGTCCTTCGCCTTCAAGTCCACGTTCATCCCCCAGTGGAACGAGATGCAGCAGGCCTTCACGGACGGCCTCGCGGACTTCTGGCTCGGCAAGCAGGAGGCTGCTCCGGCCCTCGCGACCATCCAGGAGCGCCTCGAGTCGATCATCCCCACGGCATAG
- a CDS encoding carbohydrate ABC transporter permease, whose amino-acid sequence MATSLSPSATKPTEPPAPSPAAPVRRMSTSRRREARYFYLFISPWIVGFLAFMLGPMIASVYYSLTDWDTFTPPTFVGIDNYVRLFTDDPIFWKALGNTFYYAAISVPLGLVLGLWLAHLLNKQVRARKLFRTLIYLPTLVPLVATAMIFQMVLAPDGPLNGLLGWFGIDGPAWLLDPDWVKPALIVLSAWGAGGATVLLLATMKGIPNEFYEAAEIDGAGSARQFWSITFPQVTPIIFFNLIMGLIGAFQIFSQVYILTSGGPNNASQMVVPLLFNEAFSYYRMGYASAISWVLFVIILLFTLVAFRTSRRWVFYETEMR is encoded by the coding sequence ATGGCCACCTCGCTCAGCCCCTCGGCGACGAAGCCGACGGAGCCACCAGCACCCAGCCCCGCAGCCCCTGTGCGACGGATGTCGACGAGCCGCAGGCGGGAGGCACGGTACTTCTACCTGTTCATCTCGCCGTGGATCGTCGGGTTCCTCGCCTTCATGCTCGGCCCGATGATCGCCTCGGTCTACTACTCCCTCACCGACTGGGACACGTTCACGCCGCCGACCTTCGTCGGGATCGACAACTACGTGCGCCTCTTCACCGACGACCCGATCTTCTGGAAGGCCCTCGGCAACACGTTCTACTACGCGGCGATCTCCGTGCCGCTCGGACTCGTGCTCGGGCTGTGGCTGGCGCACCTGCTCAACAAGCAGGTCAGGGCTCGCAAGCTGTTCCGCACCCTCATCTACCTGCCGACGCTCGTCCCGCTCGTCGCGACGGCCATGATCTTCCAGATGGTCCTCGCCCCCGACGGTCCGCTCAACGGTCTGCTCGGGTGGTTCGGCATCGACGGACCTGCCTGGCTGCTCGACCCCGACTGGGTCAAGCCCGCGCTCATCGTGCTCTCCGCGTGGGGAGCCGGCGGGGCGACCGTCCTGCTGCTCGCCACCATGAAGGGCATCCCCAACGAGTTCTACGAGGCGGCCGAGATCGACGGCGCCGGCTCGGCCCGGCAGTTCTGGTCGATCACCTTCCCGCAGGTCACCCCGATCATCTTCTTCAACCTCATCATGGGCCTGATCGGTGCGTTCCAGATCTTCTCGCAGGTGTACATCCTCACCTCGGGCGGCCCCAACAACGCGAGCCAGATGGTCGTCCCGCTGCTCTTCAACGAGGCCTTCTCGTACTACCGGATGGGCTACGCCTCGGCGATCTCGTGGGTCCTGTTCGTCATCATCCTGCTGTTCACCCTCGTCGCCTTCCGCACGTCGCGACGCTGGGTCTTCTACGAGACGGAGATGCGCTGA